The Raphanus sativus cultivar WK10039 chromosome 2, ASM80110v3, whole genome shotgun sequence genome includes a region encoding these proteins:
- the LOC108843719 gene encoding protein MALE DISCOVERER 2, which produces MGCGFHYSCILFLIISLQTPLSFSINTQGYALLKFRARVSDPHGTLANWNINSDLCSWSGVTCVDGNVQILDLSGCSLGGTLAPELNQLIELRSLKLSKNHFSGEIPKEFGSFTKLEVLDLRDNDLTGTMPPELTNVLSLKHLLLSGNKFSSDMSIKILRLHPLYSPFAFLGCANRKLGHCISRNHVIRVKKVEAFVFRIKATSRRFLKALPSFLDKTDIFKRRELLEETSNLAAEPAPQSPSPSPETTTEASPRSSGSFPAVTNAKKRIPPLVPPPTSPDEDTSSVPSKNQPQDNNHSKGSKHVWLYVVIAVASFIGLLIIVAVIFLCRKRAVKSIGPWKTGLSGQLQKAFVTGVPKLNRAELETACEDFSNIIETFDGYTVYKGTLSSGVEIAVASTAVCESKEWSRAMEMAYRRKIDALSRINHKNFVNLIGYCEEDEPFNRMMVFEYAPNGTLFEHLHDKEMEHLDWSARMRIIMGTAYCLQHMHEMNPPMAHSDFNSSEIYLTDDYAAKVSEIPFNLEARFKPKKHVSGDLEQASLLLPPEPETNVHSFGLLMLEIISGKLSFSDEYGSIEQWASKYLENDDLGEIIDPSLKTFKEEELEVICDVMRECLKPDQRHRPSMKDVAEQLKQVIDITPEKATPRSSPLWWAELEILSAEAT; this is translated from the exons ATGGGTTGTGGATTCCACTACTCTTGCATCCTCTTCTTGATCATTAGTCTTCAAACTCCTCTCTCATTTTCTATCAATACCCAag GATACGCATTGTTGAAGTTCCGAGCAAGAGTCTCAGATCCTCATGGAACTCTTGCAAACTGGAATATTAATAGTGATCTCTGTTCTTGGTCAGGGGTAACTTGTGTTGATGGTAACGTGCAGATTCT GGATCTTAGCGGATGTTCTTTGGGAGGAACGTTAGCTCCTGAGCTTAACCAACTAATTGAACTAAGATCTCT AAAACTCTCCAAGAACCATTTCTCTGGAGAGATTCCAAAGGAGTTTGGGAGTTTCACAAAACTTGAAGTCTTGGATTTGAGAGACAATGATTTAACTGGAACAATGCCTCCTGAACTAACCAATGTCTTATCGCTAAAACACTT GTTGCTTTCTGGTAACAAATTTTCGAGTGATATGAGCATAAAGATCCTGAGACTGCACCCGCTGTACTCTCCTTTTGCTTTTCTTGGCTGTGCAAATAGAAAACTTGGACACTG TATTTCAAGAAACCATGTTATTCGAGTTAAAAAGGTTGAAGCATTTGTATTCCGTATCAAAGCAACTTCAAGACGTTTCTTGAAAGCACTCCCAA GTTTTTTGGACAAAACTGATATCTTCAAACGACGTGAGTTACTCGAGGAGACAAGTAACTTGGCAGCTGAGCCTGCTCCTCAATCTCCTAGTCCTTCTCCTGAGACTACAACTGAAGCCTCTCCTCGAAGCAGCGGGTCTTTCCCTGCAGTAACCAACGCAAAGAAGAGGATACCACCTTTAGTCCCTCCTCCAACATCTCCTGATGAGGACACTAGTTCCGTCCCCTCCAAGAATCAGCCACAAGATAATAACCACTCGAAAGGATCAAAACATGTATGGCTCTATGTGGTTATCGCGGTTGCTTCTTTCATCGGTTTGCTGATTATAGTAGCTGTCATATTCTTGTGCCGTAAAAGAGCTGTAAAGAGCATAGGTCCTTGGAAAACTGGTCTTAGTGGACAACTACAGAAAGCTTTTGTCACCG GGGTACCAAAGCTGAATAGGGCTGAGCTAGAAACTGCATGTGAGGATTTCAGCAATATCATCGAGACGTTTGATGGTTACACTGTTTATAAGGGAACTCTGTCAAGTGGTGTGGAGATAGCTGTAGCTTCAACCGCGGTTTGTGAATCTAAAGAATGGAGTAGAGCCATGGAAATGGCTTACCGTAGAAAG ATTGATGCACTTTCTCGGATCAACCACAAGAACTTTGTGAATCTGATTGGATACTGTGAAGAAGATGAGCCTTTTAACAGGATGATGGTCTTCGAATATGCTCCTAATGGAACCCTTTTCGAACATTTGCATG ATAAGGAGATGGAGCATCTTGATTGGAGCGCAAGGATGAGAATAATAATGGGAACTGCTTACTGTCTTCAACATATGCACGAGATGAACCCTCCCATGGCACATTCGGACTTCAACTCGTCTGAGATATACCTAACCGATGACTACGCAGCCAAG GTCTCGGAGATTCCTTTCAACTTAGAGGCGAGATTTAAACCGAAGAAACACGTGAGTGGTGACTTAGAGCAAGCATCATTGCTACTACCTCCAGAACCAGAGACTAACGTCCATAGCTTTGGACTCTTAATGCTCGAAATCATCTCCGGAAAGCTCTCGTTTTCAGACGAATACGGATCTATCGAACAATGG GCATCAAAATATCTGGAAAACGACGATTTAGGAGAGATTATAGATCCATCGTTAAAGACATTCAAAGAAGAAGAGCTTGAAGTGATATGTGATGTGATGCGAGAATGTCTGAAACCAGACCAGAGACATCGACCTTCAATGAAAGATGTAGCGGAACAACTAAAACAAGTTATTGACATAACTCCTGAAAAGGCTACTCCAAGGTCATCTCCTCTTTGGTGGGCAGAACTCGAGATCCTGTCCGCTGAAGCAACTTGA
- the LOC108839419 gene encoding protein DOG1-like 4, which yields MRNRIEEKFLEFYESWIFQLEQYLHQLLIAHNNINTMSEIELRGLISKLTTHHKAYYTAKWAAIGEDVLAFFGPVWLNPLEKSCFWLTGWKPSTAFRMLDRLRKSWRPTVVLAEAQVRRLEELRVKIRFDEERIETEMERYQVAMADRKMVELARLGCHVGGAEGESAVLVEAAVKGLATRLEKMVKAADCVRLKTLKGILDVLAPPQCVEFLAAAAAFQVQLRRWGNERHNVTHSYGS from the exons ATGAGAAACCGAATAGAAGAAAAGTTCCTCGAATTCTACGAGAGTTGGATATTTCAACTCGAGCAATATCTTCATCAACTCTTAATTGCTCATAACAACATCAACACTATGAGTGAGATCGAGCTTCGAGGTTTGATCTCGAAGCTCACTACACATCACAAAGCTTACTACACAGCGAAATGGGCAGCCATTGGAGAAGACGTTTTGGCCTTCTTCGGACCGGTTTGGCTGAACCCGTTAGAGAAATCTTGTTTTTGGTTAACCGGATGGAAACCTTCGACGGCGTTTCGGATGCTTGATAGGTTGAGGAAGTCGTGGAGGCCGACGGTGGTGCTTGCGGAGGCTCAGGTGAGGAGGTTGGAGGAGCTGCGAGTTAAGATCAGGTTCGACGAAGAAAGAATTGAGACAGAGATGGAGCGATATCAG GTGGCTATGGCTGATAGGAAAATGGTGGAGCTGGCGAGACTTGGATGTCATGTGGGTGGAGCAGAAGGAGAATCTGCAGTGTTGGTCGAGGCGGCGGTGAAGGGATTAGCGACCAGGCTAGAGAAGATGGTGAAGGCGGCAGATTGTGTGCGGCTGAAAACGCTTAAGGGTATTTTAGACGTTTTAGCTCCGCCCCAGTGTGTTGAGTTTTTGGCAGCGGCTGCTGCGTTTCAGGTTCAGTTACGTCGGTGGGGAAACGAAAGGCATAATGTCACTCACTCCTATGGTTCCTGA
- the LOC130499072 gene encoding uncharacterized protein LOC130499072, which yields MHDSYGVHHNWHKKSIFWELPYWKDLLLRHNLDVMHIEKNFFENIMNTILNVPGKTKDNIKSRLDLPDICSRSELHINSNGQVPVPIFRLSSEKKSVLFNWVASEVKFPDGYVSNLSRCVEKGQKFSGMKSHDCHVFMQRLLPFAFAELLLQTYMKHLQALEHFSGI from the exons ATGCAtgattcttacggtgttcatcacaactggcataagaagagtatattttgggagttgccatattggaaggatcttcttctgcgccacaacctcgatgtgatgcatatagagaagaatttctttgagaacatcatgaatacaatattgaatgtcccggggaagacaaaagacaacataaaatcgaggttagacttgccggatatttgctcaagaagcgagttacatataaacagtaatgggcaagttcctgttccgatattcagattgtcttcagaaaaaaagtcggtgttgttcaactgggtagcatcagaagtgaaattccccgatgggtatgtttcaaatctgtctagatgcgttgaaaagggtcaaaagttctccgggatgaagagtcatgactgtcatgtctttatgcaacgactacttccctttgcttttgcggagctacttctacaaacgtacatgaagcacttgcag gcattggagcatttttcagggatctga